AAATGCAGCCGCAGGCGGTGCTTCCAGTCCACCATCACGCCCGAGGGCCCCTGCCCCATCAGCAAGGCGTCTTCCAACGCCCCCGACTGAAAGTATGAGCGCAACCCGGTGGTCTCGCCGGTGAAGTGGGTGTGGCTCAGCTCCTCGTGGGCCAGCAGGTAGTCGCTGGTAATCTCGTCGCGGCGGAAAGGCTCGAGCGGGCGCGGGGTGGGGTCGTCGGGCAGCCACTCCAGGCGTCCGGGGGCGGCCCGGCGGGGCTCGATGAGGTTGAGGGCCTGCTCAAGTGTACTGGCCTGCTGGGCCGTGCGAAAAAGTTCCCCCAGCCCCCTCAAGCCCAGCAAAGCCAGCAGGCTGCCCAGCAGCAGCAGCGCCGCCCAGACCAGCAACTTGAGCCGAAGCTCGCTCATGGGCGGGGTACCTCCAGGCGCGCGCGCTGGCCCGCAAGCTCAAGCTCGAGCCAGAAGGGCCGGGCCAAAGGCGGGGGCGTCCAGAGGGCCTGCCCGTTGACCAGCGGAACGCTCTCCTCCAGCAAAAGCCGCCCGGCCGGGTTCACCACGCGCAGCCGCAGCGGGGTTCCATCGTCGGGGAGGGCGCCCAGCGCGTCCACCACCGGGCCTATGCGCAAGCGTTTTCCGCTCCAGCGCAGCGGCAGGCGCACCACCCGCACGGCCGGGCGCGCCCGCAGCGTGATCTCGCTGCTCATCCAGCCCTCGCTCCAGGCCCTCAAGGGATAGCTTCCCGCCCGGTCGGGTAGCGGCAGCGAGAGGGGCAGGCGGCCCTGGGGCGCCGAGCGGGTCAGGAAGAAATCCTCCAGGGCGCCACCAATCAGACTGACGGCCAGCCCGTCGGGGGCAAGGTTGCCTTTTTCGTCGCGCAGCCCCTGCACCTCAAGCGCCCAACGGTCGCGCCCGGAAGTGGCCGCCTCTGGCTGGAGCGGCAGCAGCGCCCCAGTGCGAATGCGGCCCGGCAGCACATCCACCTCGGCCCGCTCGCCCCGGGCGGTTCCGCTCTTTACCACCACCTTCAGTATCCCGGTGCGGCTTCCTGGGGGAAAGTAGCTCCAGGCCAGTTGGCGAACCACCGGCAGCACCCATTCCCGCTGCCCCCCATCGGGATAAAACACCTTCATCCGCACCGGCTCTTCGGCCACGTTGAGCTGCGCGTCAAGGGGGTGCAGTACCAGCGAGGGCTGGCGGGGGGCGTCCAGCCGAACTGCCCGCGCCCCCACCTTGGGTTGCAGGGGGGTTACGGCCGGGCCAGGCCGCCGCCGCAGGGTTCCCTCGAGGCTGGCCCCACCGACCTCGAGGCGGTAGGGAATCAGCCCGGCCCGACGGTAAGGGATAAAAACCTCCCCCTCTCCCTCGCTCACCAGCGGCCCTGCCGGGGTGAAGAGGCGTACACGGAACCAACCCTCACCCCGGAAGCGCACCCCTGCCGGGGACACCTCCGCCCGAATCGCGTGCAGGGCGGCAGGCCGTGGGGGCGGTGCGGCCGGGGTGCGGCTCTGCTGCCAGAACAGCGCAACCTCCAGGGCCAGCACCGCACTCAGTAGTAGAACCAGGAGAATCTTTCGCGGCACCGGCTCAATCCTCCCGATAAAAAGCCTGGGCTTGCAGACGGTAGGCCCGTATATCCCCAGCCACCAGGGGTCGGGTATCGGCCGGCACGCCTGGAATGAGGCGCTCGAGCAGGTTGGGGCTTTCGCTCAGCTTATGCAGTTCCTTCAGCACTGCATAGCCCTTGGGTAGCCCGGCCCGCAGGCGCGCCTCGCGCTGCTCGCGCGGGGGAATCGACTCCAGCAGATACTCGCGCTCCACCCAGGCCAGGCCCTTGCGGTCGTAGAGCGAGAGCAGCACCTGGGGCACGGTGGCCTCCCGCACCCCCAGGTTATCTACCCGCAGGCGCAGAACATCGCCCTCGCGGCGGCTCCAGATGGCCAGATCGCGCCGCAGTTCGCGCGAGGTGACTACCGCTTTCAACGCCACCTCGAAATCCCCGATGGCGGCTGGGTCGGGTGGGGCTGTCACCCCGTCGAAGTCGATCCGGAAGGGGGTTCGCTCGCCAGGCAGGAGTTTGTGTAGCACCAGATCTCGAGCGTTGTTGCGGCTTATCTCGAGGCCATCCCGCCCGCGCAGAAAGCCGCTGATGGTCAGGTCGGCAGGGCGGGCATCGAGGTTTTCCACCTCCCCCACGATGGCCAGGAGGGGCTTGGGGGCATCTTCGGGCCAGTAGCGCACCAGCCGGGCTGAGCGCAGCCGCAACAGGGGGCGATCCAGCACATCGCCGGCGGCAGTAATGTCGGTGCTGAGCCGCCGCTGGGCCCGAAAATACTCCACCCCTGGCTGGCTGGCAAAGCGCTCGGGGGGGCGGGTCTTGAGCAGTGGGCGCTGCTCGATCCGCCAGCCTTTGGGGGTGTGCACCAGCAGGTGTTCGTGGGTCTCCTGCACGGTTTTGAGCGCGGTCAGCCAGGTCAGCTCGACCTGCACCAGCGCCCGCCCGTCCTGCCGAATCACCTGCACCGGGCGAATGTGCTCGAGCTTGGCATAGCCGCTACGCAAACCGCCCTGCACGCTCAGGTCGAGCTGCCAGCGCTCCTTGGTCAGGCCCTCGGTGGGCGCAATCCATTCCCAGGCCTTCTCAAAGCGTTTGAAGTCGAGGTGATCCCAGTAGCGGATAACCGCCCACTCGGGGGTGTCGGGGGGATTAAGCCAACGCCAGCCCAGCCAGCCCAGACCCAGCAGCGCCAAAGCCAGCAGGCTCGAGGCCAGCAACCGCTTGCTCAACGGCTTTCGCTGCACCTGTATGCGCCCCTCCAGGGCACGCAACAAGCGCAACCAGGGCTGCCAGGGGCTGGGGGGCTCGGGCGGCAGGGCGTCCTCGACCAGCCAGCTTTGCAGGCGGACAGGAACCCAGGGAAGACGCCGGGAACGAAACGGCGGGAGCAGCAAGCTCAGGTAGGCCAGCAGGGGCATGGCCACGGGAAGCGTGCCCCACATCATGCGCTGCCAGACCGGCAATTTGCGCCGGGGCAGCCGCTCCGGCAGGGGCGGGATGTCCTCTCGCTCCCAGACCATAACCCCGTTCTCGAGGCGGCCCAAGCGGTGCCAGCCGTAAAAGTGCAGCAAGGGGTCATAGAAGGCGTCGTTGGAGTAGATGAACTTGAGGTTGTAGCGTTCGGGGTAGGTCAGAAACTGCTGCAGGCTGCCAATTCCGGGCACTCCGGTATACTTGGCGCCCTCCAGCCGCTCAACCGGGGTGGTGGTCAGCTCGGGCAAACGGCGGGCCGAGTGGTAGTTGCCGTCCGGGGTAGAGGCCCGGGTGTTGGCCGAAAGCCAGGCCATCTGGTCGCCAAAACCCAAGGTGAGGTAGCGGTAGCGCCAGTGCTCGTCCTTCTCGATAAAGCTCAGGATGGGGGCAATCTCGATGGTTTCGGGCTGGAACTTGCGGTAGCGGGTGAGGGTCGAGATGCCGATGGAAGCAGTCACCGCAAAAAGCACCAACCCCAAAAGCAAAAGCAGGCGCACCCGTTTGCCCAGGTTGGCCTCGAGCCACAGGCGCAGGCGGCCCTCGAGGGCGCTTTGCAAGGCCATTCCGGCAAAGGGCAGCACCAGGATGGTGGCCCAGAAGGTGAAGCGATCCAGGGTAAGGATATCGAAGGCCCCCCGCAGGAGCAGCTTGGGAATGGGGGTGGTGCCGCCGGTTCCCAGCACAAACAGCAGGCCCAAACTGGCCCCCAGGGGCCACAGGTGCGAGAGGCTTTTGTAGAAGGCGTAGGGCAGGAAGACCAGGCCGCTGGCCCAGGGGATGAGCCAGAACATCAGCCCCATGTTGGGCTGCTGCAAAAAATTGGCCCGGCTGCCATGGGGAATGGGCACTTGCGCAATGGGGTCGGAACGGCTCCAAAGCCAGTAGGGCAGCACCACCAGCACCAGCGCCACAATGGCCACCATACCGAAAACGCCCGTCCGATACAGGCGGGGCAGAACCCGGTACACCCGTCGTCGCACCTGCTGAAACAAACCTCGGCCCGAAGGCTCTCCCGGACGGGGCTGGCGCAGGCCCTCCAATACCAGCATGGCCACCACTGGCCCGATAAAGAAAACCGAGCCAAACAGGGTAGTGACGTGGTGGGCCGCAGTGGTTGAGCCTATCCAGACCGACGCCTTGAGCAAGTATCCCCAGCGCCCGGTGCGGATGTAGGCCCACACCCAGGGAATGGCGTTGAGCAAAAAACCCAGCGAGAGTGTGGTGGGAAGCTGGCCGAACACATGCACGGTTTCGGCGATGGCGCTTGAGAGCACCAGTGCCAGGGCCGCAAAACCAGCAGCCTTTGGCGCAACAAATAGCCTCGAGAAGCGGTAAATACCCACGGTGAGCTGGAGCAAGGCAAATAGCTGCACCGGGGCAAAGGCCAGCTTCAACCCCACTACCTTGGAGGCCAGGGCAATCAGGAAGTGGGAGAGCGGGGGGTAGGAGACCAGCGAAAAACCCGTATACCAGCGCGGCTCCCAGGGGTCAAACCAGCTTTGGGCGTAGTGGGCCCCGAAGAAGGTGTGAATCAGGGCGTCATAGGTACGAAAATACTGCAGATTAAACAGCAAAGTGCCGTGAAAGAGCAGGGTTAGCAGCAAAGCCACAGCCAGGAGAATCAGGCCGGGCTGCTCCTCTTTTAGCAACTCCCGAAGGGCAGGGCAAGGCGAATTGCGCAGCATGAGCGCCTGGGCCGCTTAGTCGAGGAGCCGGCTCACCTCGCGCAGCAGTTCCTCGCGGGAAAAGGGCTTGGTCAAAAAGGCATCCGCCCCCAGTTGACGCGCTTCGATTTCGAATTGCTCTTCGCCGCTGGCTGTCAGCACCAGAATGGGCAGGTTGGAGAGCTGCCGTACGTGGCGAATCAGGTCGAACCCGCTCATCCCAGGCATGACCAGGTCGGTAATCAGCAGGCGCACCTCCGGGTGATCCCGCCATAGCTCTACCGCCTCGCGGCCGTTGTCGGCCACAAGCACTTCGTGGCCAGCCCGCTGCAGCACCAGGCGCAGGACGTGGCGGATGTGGGGTTCGTCGTCAACAGCTAAAATCATGCGCCCTCTTCAATGGGAATCACCTTGTCCAGAAGGGTTAGCTCGAGCACCTTCCGCACCGCCGGGCTCGGATTCTCGATAATCAGGCTACCTCCATTGTTTTTGGCCTGTTTAAGCCCGGAAACCAGGGCTGCCAGACCCGCGGAGTCCATGAACTCCACCGCGCTCATGCTCAGCCGAAGATCCCGAGCGCCCCGGTCGCGGGCTTCTCCCAGGATCTGGCGCAAACCAGGGGCTTGCTGCATGTCCAGTCGTCCTTCTATCACCAACCGAGCTGCAGTATCGGAAATCATCTCATAACTAATCACCTTTCCACCTCCCCAAACTCAAGCGTAAGGCAATTCCAACTGCCTTTCCTACGGTACCGCATCCCGCGCACGACCTTGTGTACAATTGCCATCCCGTACCCCCCCTCGCGCATCTCCCCCATGGGCCGCACCGGCCCCTCGAGGGGATTGAAAGGAACGCCATCGTCGAGCAGCCACACCTGCTTACACCTCGAATCTATGCGCACACGGAAACAACGGGCCCGCCCGTGCACGGTAGCGTTGGTTACCAGCTCACTCACGGCCAGCTCCTCCAAAATATCCAGTCCCCAGGCACGCAAAAAGTCCGACAGCGGCTCGAGGGAGTCGGTGCGGGCTGGCAGGGTCAGAACTAGTCGCAAGACCCCACCCCCTGATAGCGGTAAATGTGCAGGCCTAAATCATCGCGCACCTCAAAGCCGTTCATCGCGACCTCGAGGGCCTCCAAAAACTCCTCGGGCTCGGGGTTGGCCTCGAGTAGTTGGCGCAGGCGCTCCAGGCCAAACAGCTCACCGCCCCGGTCGGCCTCAATCAGGCCATCGGTGTACACCAGCAACAACTCCCCTGGCTTTAGCTCGAGCTGCCGCATAGCCGCGGGAGGAGGGTCAAACAGCCCCAGGGGCGGGGCGGTGGCTCCAAAGGCATCTACCCTGCCATCGAGGCGGCGCACCAACAGGGGTGGGTGGCCAAAACTGACGTATGAAAGCCGGCCGTCCTGCCCAAAGCTGACCATAGCCAGGGTAGCAAAAGCCCCAGCCCGCTCGAGCAAAGGTGCTGCCGCGCTCGCCAGCGCTTTCGGCGGGTCGGGCTGCTCTAGGGCTATTGGGACAAGGCCGCTGAGCAGTCCGCTGTGCATGGCCGCTGGCAATCCTTTGCCGCTGACATCGCCCAGCACCCGCCAGCTCCCCAGCGCCAGCTGAAAGTCACCTCCCAGGTCGCGGGCGGGCCGGAAACTGCTCAACAGCGTATAGCCCGCCGGGGCAGGCAGGTGGTTGGGCACCAGCGTGCTCCAAATCTGGCTGGCCAGGGTGCGCTCGTGCTCTTCCAGCTGCAGGCGCTCGCGCAAGGCCTGATCCTCCAGGCGCTGAAGCGAGACCCCAATCATCTGGGCTAGCGCGTTAACAATGCGCTGATCGTGGGCGCTAAACGGCCTCGAGCGGCCCCACAAGGCCAGCCACCCCCCAGGAAAAGCCACCGCGTAAAGCGCTTCTTCGCGCCGTTGCAGGCGCTTGGCCGGCGCGGGCAGGGCCGCCAGCCACGAAGGCACCTCCTGCAGCCAGCGCCCCCTCGCCCAGATGGCCGCCCCAGCGCAGGCAAGCTTCTGCGCGGTTTCCAAAAGAAGCGCCAGAATATCGGCCTCGCTGGCGATTTGGGCCGAGTGCACCATCAGGTCCTCGAGCCACACCGTGCGGTCGTAGCAGTCGGCCAAGGCTTCGCTGAGGTTTTCCAGTTCCTGTAAAGCCGTATCGGGCATACTCAAGCCTCAATGGGCAAAATCTCCAGCAGTCCGGTGATCTCCAGGATCAGGCGCACCGGGTCTTGCAGGTTGCGAATCAACAGGGTTTTTCCTTCCTCGCGGGAACGTTTGAATAGGTTAACCAGCAAAGCCAGACCGCTCGAGTCCACAAAGTTGACCCCTGCCATATCCAGCACCGTGCGGGAGCCGAGCTCCAGTCGGCTTTTGAGCAGGGGAACCTGGTGGGCATCAAAGCGCCCTTGCAAAGCGTAGATGGTCTGACCGTCCAGATCGTGTCGCTCAACGTGCATGTTTCCTCCTCAGGCGTTCAAAGTGCAGCAGGTACCAGTCCGCTACGTCCTCGAGCAAAACCCCCACCGAGGCGCGGTAGTTGGCCTGCCCCATCTGCTGGGCATACGCTCGGTCGCTAAATAGCCGCCACAGGGCCTCGGCCAATCCCCCTACATCGCCCGGCGAGAAAAACTCGGCCCGGTAGCCCTCGGCCTCCACCAGTTCGGCCAGGTCGCCGATGCGCGGCATAACCGCGGGCCGGGCATACTGTCCCGCCTGGTGCAGCACCCCAGAGGAGCCGGTGGTAGCGGTATAGGGGAAAGCCACCACATAGGCCTCCGTAAAGACCCTCGCCACCTCCTCCTCGGGCACATAGCCGGTGTAGGTCACCCCAGGGATATCCCCGTAAACCGCCCGCAGGCCCTCGAGGTAGCCGGGTGCGTTGGGCGAGTTGGTACCTGCGACCACCAGTTCCACGCTCGGGTCGCGCTTTAGCAGCAGTTGATGTGCTTCCAACAGGGTTTCCAAGCGCTTGTAGGTACCAAACTTGCCAAAGGCCAGCACCCGCTTGGCCTCGGGCAAGGGCGGTGGGGGGCCAGGGTCTTCAAAGGCCCCGTGGGGGGCCAGAAACACATTCTTAGCCCCGTATTCGCGCCGCAAAATCTCTACGTAGGTGGGCATGGTGGTAGCCACCAGGTGGCTTTGCAAAAGAAGTCGGGTAAAAATCCTACCCCCAGCCCGCAGTACCCGCTCCTTCAGGGGGTTCTGTGCATACCCCGCCTGACGCAAATCAATGGTTTCGAAGAGGTTGTGCAGTAGGGTAATGGTTGGAATGCCCAGCGCCCGCGCCATACCTGGTGCCAGCAAGCCCAGCGCAGCCGGAATCGCAGAGCCACCAAAGCTGGCAAACTGGAGGTTGAAGATTACGGCATCCGGTTGGAGTTGCTGAAGGGTGCGAGCCAGCCGTAGCGAATTAATCGGGCTACCAAAAGCCCAGACCCGGCGAACATTAGGGGGGTCGGAGGGGGCGTCCACCCCTGTGGGTAGCCGATCGGCCAGCACGGTCACGCGCTCGACCTCGGGTTTGGCTGCAAAAACCCGCGCCAGGTGGGCCCCATACTCCACCAGGGTGCCCTGGCTGGGGGGATAGGTGGTAACGAGTGCAAGGTGCATACTAGTTTCCCACCTCCGTGGTGGGGGACTGGTAGGCCCCCTCCCGGTCGAGCCGCCGAATTGCCAGGATGTCCTTGAGGAACTTGAGCGAGTCCTTGACAGGATCCACCTTTGAACTGGGGGCATCGAACCAGCGTACCGGCACCTCGGCCACCTTGAGCCCCAGGCGGTTGGCCAGGTAGAGCAGCTCGAGGTCAAACGAAAAGCCCATCATACGCTGGCGTGGAAACAGCTCCTGAACCGCTTTACGGCTAAAGAGCTTGAAGCCGCACTGGGTGTCCTTCAACCGCACGCCTGAAAGCCAGCGGGCCAGTGAGCGCAGTCCCCAGCTGGCCAGGTGCCGCACCAGGCTTTTGTTCTCTTCTTTAGCGCCTTCGGCGGCTCGAGACCCCACAGCCAGGTCGTAGCCTTCATCCAGCTTTGCCAGCAGGCGGGGAAGCTCCTCGATGGGGGTGGAATTGTCGGCGTCGGCAAAAAGCACCCGCTGCCCCCTGGCCGCCAGAACCCCCCGGCGCACCGCCCCGCCCTTCCCGGTGTTGGCGTGGCGCAAAACCCGCAGGTTCTTCCAGCCCAGCCGCTCGACCAGGTTGGCGGTACCATCGACGGAGCCATCATCGGAGAGGATGAGCTCCCAGCACGGCTCCATCCCCGAAATCACCACCGCAAAAGCCCCCAGGGTGGGCAGAATTCGTTCGGACTCGTTGTAGGCCGGTATCACAACCGACAGCTTTGGGTTTGGGCACTCCTGGTCGCGCCAGCGTTCAAAGTCAGCGTAGGACATACTGCCTCCTGTGGTGCAAAACATGTTGGGTCGCAATCAGCATAAAGCCGAGCAGCAGCAGGCCCTTGGCCACCCCCTGAGCCACAATCAGCTCCAGGCCGGAGCCGTGCCAGACCAGCATCAGTAGCAGTTGCAACAATCCCGCCCCCAGCCCCCACCAGCCCAGCTGGCCGTATCCTTGCGCCAGAAAGTGGTTGGCAATTACGTTGGCTAGGGCATACAGGGTGGTCATCAGGGCATAGGGGGCCACCAGTGGCGCTGCTGCAATGTAGCCAGGCCCAAATAGGGTCTGAACCACCCACTCGGGAGCCACGGCACACACCCCGATAAAAGCCAGGCTAATCAGGGCCACGCTGGAGAAAGCCCAGCCCAGCAAGTATGTGGGGTTCCGGCCCTGGGCATGGGCCTGAGCCACCATCGGAAAAACAGCCATCCCCACCGCCCAGGAGCCATAAAAGACGATTCTGCCAATCATCGCCACCGCCGCATACAGCCCCGCCTGGGTAGGCTCGAGCAGGGCCTTGGCCAGCAGCACGTCGGCGTTGAGGATCAGGGCCTGGGCCAGCAGGTTGCTGCCTGTGGCCAGCATATAGCCACCCTCCGGGCGCGCCGACCCCTGCGCTCCAAGGGTTTTCCTCAGCGCCGCCAGCGCCACCCCCACCCCCACCAGGGTGGCCGCCACCGCAGCGGTAGCCCCCGGCAGAAGCAGCAAAGCCGGCAAGGTCAGGCCAATTTTGCTGAGGTGCTCCAGAACCATGTTGGTTCCCAACTGGCCCTGCAGCTGGCGCCCCTGAATTTCGCCACGAGCCGCGCCCAGCAAGGCGTACAGCGGCAGGAAAGCCCCCAGCATGACGTACCACAAAGGCGGCAGCGTGCTCAACTGGCCCAGGGGGAGGCTCAGAAGGATCAGCACGGCCCCCAGCGCCCCCCCCAGCCGCAGGGCTTGCAGGCGGGTATAGGTCAGCGCGCTCG
This is a stretch of genomic DNA from Meiothermus cerbereus DSM 11376. It encodes these proteins:
- a CDS encoding response regulator, with translation MILAVDDEPHIRHVLRLVLQRAGHEVLVADNGREAVELWRDHPEVRLLITDLVMPGMSGFDLIRHVRQLSNLPILVLTASGEEQFEIEARQLGADAFLTKPFSREELLREVSRLLD
- a CDS encoding STAS domain-containing protein, with amino-acid sequence MISYEMISDTAARLVIEGRLDMQQAPGLRQILGEARDRGARDLRLSMSAVEFMDSAGLAALVSGLKQAKNNGGSLIIENPSPAVRKVLELTLLDKVIPIEEGA
- a CDS encoding ATP-binding protein translates to MRLVLTLPARTDSLEPLSDFLRAWGLDILEELAVSELVTNATVHGRARCFRVRIDSRCKQVWLLDDGVPFNPLEGPVRPMGEMREGGYGMAIVHKVVRGMRYRRKGSWNCLTLEFGEVER
- a CDS encoding PP2C family protein-serine/threonine phosphatase, with amino-acid sequence MPDTALQELENLSEALADCYDRTVWLEDLMVHSAQIASEADILALLLETAQKLACAGAAIWARGRWLQEVPSWLAALPAPAKRLQRREEALYAVAFPGGWLALWGRSRPFSAHDQRIVNALAQMIGVSLQRLEDQALRERLQLEEHERTLASQIWSTLVPNHLPAPAGYTLLSSFRPARDLGGDFQLALGSWRVLGDVSGKGLPAAMHSGLLSGLVPIALEQPDPPKALASAAAPLLERAGAFATLAMVSFGQDGRLSYVSFGHPPLLVRRLDGRVDAFGATAPPLGLFDPPPAAMRQLELKPGELLLVYTDGLIEADRGGELFGLERLRQLLEANPEPEEFLEALEVAMNGFEVRDDLGLHIYRYQGVGSCD
- a CDS encoding STAS domain-containing protein, translated to MHVERHDLDGQTIYALQGRFDAHQVPLLKSRLELGSRTVLDMAGVNFVDSSGLALLVNLFKRSREEGKTLLIRNLQDPVRLILEITGLLEILPIEA
- a CDS encoding glycosyltransferase — translated: MHLALVTTYPPSQGTLVEYGAHLARVFAAKPEVERVTVLADRLPTGVDAPSDPPNVRRVWAFGSPINSLRLARTLQQLQPDAVIFNLQFASFGGSAIPAALGLLAPGMARALGIPTITLLHNLFETIDLRQAGYAQNPLKERVLRAGGRIFTRLLLQSHLVATTMPTYVEILRREYGAKNVFLAPHGAFEDPGPPPPLPEAKRVLAFGKFGTYKRLETLLEAHQLLLKRDPSVELVVAGTNSPNAPGYLEGLRAVYGDIPGVTYTGYVPEEEVARVFTEAYVVAFPYTATTGSSGVLHQAGQYARPAVMPRIGDLAELVEAEGYRAEFFSPGDVGGLAEALWRLFSDRAYAQQMGQANYRASVGVLLEDVADWYLLHFERLRRKHAR
- a CDS encoding dolichyl-phosphate beta-glucosyltransferase gives rise to the protein MSYADFERWRDQECPNPKLSVVIPAYNESERILPTLGAFAVVISGMEPCWELILSDDGSVDGTANLVERLGWKNLRVLRHANTGKGGAVRRGVLAARGQRVLFADADNSTPIEELPRLLAKLDEGYDLAVGSRAAEGAKEENKSLVRHLASWGLRSLARWLSGVRLKDTQCGFKLFSRKAVQELFPRQRMMGFSFDLELLYLANRLGLKVAEVPVRWFDAPSSKVDPVKDSLKFLKDILAIRRLDREGAYQSPTTEVGN
- a CDS encoding lipopolysaccharide biosynthesis protein yields the protein MDRKRFLQNSLVLFAAMLVVNVLNYGYALVLGRWLGPAEYGSYAAFMSLFLLLTVLPLALQQVGARHAAAGSSALTYTRLQALRLGGALGAVLILLSLPLGQLSTLPPLWYVMLGAFLPLYALLGAARGEIQGRQLQGQLGTNMVLEHLSKIGLTLPALLLLPGATAAVAATLVGVGVALAALRKTLGAQGSARPEGGYMLATGSNLLAQALILNADVLLAKALLEPTQAGLYAAVAMIGRIVFYGSWAVGMAVFPMVAQAHAQGRNPTYLLGWAFSSVALISLAFIGVCAVAPEWVVQTLFGPGYIAAAPLVAPYALMTTLYALANVIANHFLAQGYGQLGWWGLGAGLLQLLLMLVWHGSGLELIVAQGVAKGLLLLGFMLIATQHVLHHRRQYVLR